From one Nocardioides scoriae genomic stretch:
- a CDS encoding DNA gyrase/topoisomerase IV subunit A, with protein sequence MARRTAAPPPEDFEEHIVDIDVGDEMRTSFLEYAYSVIYSRALPDARDGLKPVQRRILYAMHDMGLRPDRGHVKSSRVVGEVMGRFHPHGDGAIYDALVRMSQSFSMRLPTVDGHGNFGSPDDPPAAMRYTEARMAPAAVAMTGSIDEDTVDFRPNYDGREQEPSVLPAAIPHLVVNGAAGIAVGMATNIAPHNLVEVVQALRHLVKTPGADLDALMRFVPGPDLPTGGKIIGLDGVRDAYESGRGSFKMRATTRIESVTARRKGIVVTELPYGVGTERVIAAIKKLVQTKKLQGIADVKDLTDREQGLRLVIEVKNGFHPEAILEQLFRSTPLEESFGINAVALVDGQPRTLGLKEMLEVFLGHRFDVVRRRSTYRRGKAHDRLHLVEGLLTAILDIDEVIALIRSSDNAEQARERLTTVFDLSEVQATYILDMPLRRLTRFSTLELDQEAAELRATIEALDEVLGDDTKLRAVVSQELADVAKTYGTPRRTVLLESSGQTATASTPLEVADDPCYVFLSSSGLLARTTSLEAPGEREGRVRHDVVVSAVATTARGEIGVVTSAGRVVKLPVLDLPTLPSTASHPHLQGGAPVGEFVTLDGERVLALTGFDPGSPGLALGTRQGVVKRVNPEFLAARDDWEVIGLKDGDEVVGAVELRTGEEELCFVTSDAQLLHFAASGVRPQGRAGGGIAGIKLGPKARVVSFGAVDPEGAVLVSVSGASSALPGTEAGSVKVTPFSEYPAKGRATGGVRCHRFLRGEDTLVLAAVVPSPPAAAADSGAPVDLPEPVERRDGSGVPASQPVVAVSGPVSALLPPAVPGDVAG encoded by the coding sequence ATGGCCCGTCGCACAGCAGCGCCTCCCCCGGAGGACTTCGAGGAGCACATCGTCGACATCGACGTCGGCGACGAGATGCGCACCAGCTTCCTGGAGTACGCCTACTCCGTCATCTACTCCCGGGCGCTGCCCGACGCCCGCGACGGGCTCAAGCCCGTCCAGCGCCGGATCCTCTACGCCATGCACGACATGGGGCTGCGCCCCGACCGCGGGCACGTGAAGTCCTCCCGCGTCGTCGGCGAGGTCATGGGCCGCTTCCACCCGCACGGCGACGGCGCGATCTACGACGCCCTGGTGCGGATGTCGCAGTCCTTCTCGATGCGGCTGCCGACGGTCGACGGCCACGGCAACTTCGGCTCGCCCGACGACCCGCCCGCCGCGATGCGCTACACCGAGGCCCGGATGGCCCCGGCCGCCGTCGCCATGACCGGCAGCATCGACGAGGACACCGTCGACTTCCGCCCCAACTACGACGGCCGCGAGCAGGAGCCCTCGGTGCTGCCCGCCGCGATCCCGCACCTGGTGGTCAACGGCGCCGCCGGCATCGCGGTCGGCATGGCGACCAACATCGCCCCGCACAACCTGGTCGAGGTCGTCCAGGCGCTGCGCCACCTGGTCAAGACGCCCGGCGCCGACCTCGACGCCCTGATGCGCTTCGTCCCCGGGCCCGACCTGCCCACCGGCGGCAAGATCATCGGCCTCGACGGGGTGCGTGACGCCTACGAGTCGGGGCGCGGCAGCTTCAAGATGCGCGCGACCACCCGCATCGAGTCGGTCACCGCCCGCCGCAAGGGCATCGTCGTGACCGAGCTGCCGTACGGCGTGGGCACCGAGCGCGTGATCGCCGCGATCAAGAAGCTGGTGCAGACCAAGAAGCTCCAGGGCATCGCCGACGTCAAGGACCTCACCGACCGCGAGCAGGGCCTGCGGCTGGTGATCGAGGTCAAGAACGGCTTCCACCCCGAGGCGATCCTCGAGCAGCTGTTCCGCAGCACCCCGCTCGAGGAGTCCTTCGGCATCAACGCGGTGGCCCTGGTCGACGGCCAGCCCCGCACGCTCGGGCTCAAGGAGATGCTCGAGGTCTTCCTGGGGCACCGCTTCGACGTGGTCCGTCGGCGCTCGACGTACCGCCGCGGCAAGGCCCACGACCGGCTCCACCTCGTCGAGGGCCTGCTCACCGCGATCCTCGACATCGACGAGGTGATCGCGCTGATCCGCTCCAGCGACAACGCCGAGCAGGCGCGCGAGCGGCTCACCACGGTGTTCGACCTCAGCGAGGTCCAGGCGACCTACATCCTCGACATGCCGCTGCGCCGGCTGACGAGGTTCTCCACGCTCGAGCTCGACCAGGAGGCCGCCGAGCTGCGCGCCACCATCGAGGCCCTCGACGAGGTCCTCGGCGACGACACCAAGCTGCGGGCCGTGGTCTCCCAGGAGCTGGCCGACGTCGCGAAGACCTACGGCACCCCGCGGCGCACCGTGCTGCTGGAGTCCTCGGGCCAGACCGCGACGGCCAGCACGCCGCTCGAGGTCGCCGACGACCCCTGCTACGTCTTCCTGTCCTCCTCGGGGCTGCTGGCCCGCACCACCTCGCTCGAGGCCCCCGGCGAGCGCGAGGGCCGTGTGCGCCACGACGTCGTCGTGTCCGCGGTCGCCACGACGGCCCGCGGCGAGATCGGCGTGGTCACCTCGGCCGGGCGCGTGGTGAAGCTGCCCGTCCTCGACCTGCCCACCCTGCCCAGCACCGCCAGCCACCCCCACCTGCAGGGCGGGGCGCCGGTCGGCGAGTTCGTCACGCTCGACGGCGAGCGGGTGCTGGCCCTGACCGGCTTCGACCCCGGCTCCCCCGGGCTGGCGCTGGGCACCCGCCAGGGCGTGGTCAAGCGGGTCAACCCCGAGTTCCTCGCCGCGCGCGACGACTGGGAGGTCATCGGCCTCAAGGACGGCGACGAGGTCGTCGGGGCGGTCGAGCTGCGCACCGGCGAGGAGGAGCTGTGCTTCGTCACCAGCGACGCCCAGCTGCTCCACTTCGCGGCCTCCGGGGTGCGCCCGCAGGGTCGGGCCGGTGGCGGCATCGCCGGCATCAAGCTCGGCCCGAAGGCCAGGGTCGTGTCCTTCGGGGCCGTCGACCCCGAGGGCGCCGTGCTGGTCTCGGTCTCGGGCGCCTCGTCGGCGCTGCCGGGCACGGAGGCCGGCTCGGTCAAGGTGACGCCGTTCTCGGAGTACCCCGCCAAGGGCCGCGCCACGGGCGGGGTCCGGTGCCACCGGTTCCTGCGGGGCGAGGACACCCTGGTGCTGGCCGCCGTGGTGCCCTCCCCGCCGGCGGCCGCGGCCGACAGCGGCGCACCGGTCGACCTGCCCGAGCCGGTGGAGCGCCGCGACGGCTCCGGCGTGCCGGCCAGCCAGCCGGTCGTCGCGGTCTCGGGTCCCGTGTCCGCGCTGCTGCCCCCGGCCGTGCCGGGCGACGTGGCAGGCTGA
- a CDS encoding LppX_LprAFG lipoprotein, translating into MLPPSPARRPARRARPLVAAVAVLATLSLAACGGGDEAAAEKTPTQVLAAAKKQFDDAASVRIELSTDSVPEAGNGVLGASGVVTDAPAFEGDVKVLLSGITATVPVTSVGGTVYAKLPLTTKYAAIDPEEYGAPDPADFGDPDQGLSSLLTEVEGAKKGEQTRDGDQVLTTYSGTLPGASVKRIVPSADARSDYPTKVGVDDSGQATSVTITGPFFSDGADVTYDVGFSQYDRDVTIAKPTS; encoded by the coding sequence ATGCTGCCCCCTTCCCCGGCCCGCCGCCCGGCCCGTCGTGCCCGTCCCCTGGTCGCGGCGGTCGCCGTGCTGGCCACCCTCTCGCTCGCCGCGTGCGGTGGCGGCGACGAGGCCGCCGCCGAGAAGACGCCCACCCAGGTGCTCGCCGCCGCCAAGAAGCAGTTCGACGACGCCGCCAGCGTCCGGATCGAGCTGAGCACCGACTCGGTGCCCGAGGCCGGCAACGGCGTCCTGGGCGCCAGCGGGGTGGTCACGGACGCCCCGGCCTTCGAGGGCGACGTCAAGGTGCTGCTGAGCGGCATCACCGCGACCGTGCCGGTCACCTCCGTCGGCGGCACGGTCTACGCGAAGCTGCCGCTCACCACGAAGTACGCCGCGATCGACCCCGAGGAGTACGGCGCCCCCGACCCGGCCGACTTCGGCGACCCCGACCAGGGCCTGTCCTCGCTGCTGACCGAGGTCGAGGGCGCGAAGAAGGGCGAGCAGACCCGCGACGGGGACCAGGTGCTGACCACCTACTCCGGCACCCTGCCCGGCGCCTCGGTCAAGCGGATCGTGCCGAGCGCCGACGCGAGGTCCGACTACCCGACCAAGGTCGGCGTCGACGACTCCGGCCAGGCCACCTCGGTCACCATCACCGGGCCGTTCTTCTCCGACGGCGCCGACGTGACCTACGACGTGGGGTTCTCGCAGTACGACCGCGACGTCACGATCGCCAAGCCGACCTCCTGA
- a CDS encoding MFS transporter, whose product MASDAVRAAPEHPTPDPVARLLLGLAAVAVAFAAADTYVVVLALPDMMGSVGLSVDELQRAAPIVSGFLLGYVAMLPLIGRIADLRGRTPVLLASLVVFSFGSLVTAAAYDLPSLVAGRFLQGVGGGGLVPVTLALVADLYPAERRGVPLGVVGAVQELGSVLGPLLGAVVLAVGDWRDIFWLNLAVGLLLAAAIRVLVTRRAALAGPAAGPAPGPDPGPDPGPDPARRRRPDVVGLLLVALSLVGLLLVMRQPDALVTSVAWGGPFVPYADGGSVWLSPVGTVVVLLGLATLAWTVLAPRPLFDARGWWASVREADLVGAALLSVALGGVILAFATADPEVQVFSEAGPVYLGVAALAAVLFVLHNRRAAAPLVPHGAFRERPAWGAVLVSFFVGSALIAALVDIPIFARLTVADGDQLRAALVLVEFLVALPVGALVGGYAVRRVPVALVAAGGMLLAAAGFAVMTTWGPDSMGRPVAVAVLALTGLGFGLALAPVNAALLAATPDAVHGVASALLVVARMVGMLVGISALTTIGLRRYYAVQGDIPAPVDVCGGTSTRCAAYTRLLELAGLEQLQAIFLGAAVCAVVAAVLALLTLRVPRAGRSTTE is encoded by the coding sequence GTGGCCAGCGACGCCGTCCGGGCGGCACCCGAGCACCCCACCCCGGACCCCGTCGCGCGGCTGCTGCTGGGCCTGGCGGCCGTGGCGGTCGCCTTCGCCGCCGCCGACACCTACGTGGTGGTGCTCGCGCTGCCCGACATGATGGGCTCGGTCGGCCTCTCGGTCGACGAGCTGCAGCGGGCCGCCCCGATCGTCAGCGGCTTCCTGCTCGGCTACGTCGCCATGCTGCCGCTCATCGGCCGCATCGCCGACCTGCGCGGCCGCACCCCGGTGCTGCTCGCCTCGCTGGTGGTGTTCTCGTTCGGTTCGCTGGTGACCGCCGCGGCGTACGACCTGCCGAGCCTGGTCGCCGGGCGCTTCCTCCAGGGCGTCGGCGGCGGTGGGCTGGTGCCGGTCACGCTGGCGCTGGTGGCCGACCTCTACCCCGCGGAGCGTCGCGGCGTGCCCCTGGGCGTGGTCGGCGCGGTGCAGGAGCTCGGCAGCGTGCTGGGGCCGCTGCTGGGGGCCGTGGTGCTGGCCGTCGGCGACTGGCGCGACATCTTCTGGCTCAACCTGGCCGTCGGGCTGCTGCTGGCCGCGGCGATCCGCGTGCTCGTGACCCGGCGCGCCGCCCTCGCCGGTCCGGCCGCCGGCCCCGCCCCTGGCCCCGACCCAGGCCCCGACCCTGGCCCCGACCCGGCGCGTCGGCGCCGGCCCGACGTCGTCGGGCTGCTGCTGGTGGCGCTGTCGCTGGTGGGGCTGCTGCTCGTGATGCGCCAGCCCGATGCCCTGGTCACCTCGGTCGCCTGGGGCGGGCCGTTCGTGCCGTACGCCGACGGCGGGTCGGTCTGGCTGTCCCCGGTCGGCACCGTCGTGGTGCTCCTGGGCCTCGCGACGCTGGCCTGGACGGTGCTCGCGCCGCGGCCGCTGTTCGACGCACGCGGGTGGTGGGCCTCGGTGCGCGAGGCCGACCTGGTGGGCGCCGCGCTGCTCTCGGTCGCGCTGGGCGGGGTGATCCTGGCCTTCGCGACCGCCGACCCCGAGGTGCAGGTCTTCTCCGAGGCCGGACCGGTCTACCTCGGCGTCGCCGCCCTGGCGGCCGTGCTCTTCGTGCTGCACAACCGGCGCGCGGCGGCCCCCCTGGTCCCCCACGGCGCCTTCCGCGAGCGGCCGGCGTGGGGCGCGGTGCTGGTCAGCTTCTTCGTCGGCTCGGCCCTGATCGCGGCCCTGGTGGACATCCCGATCTTCGCCCGGCTGACCGTCGCCGACGGCGACCAGCTGCGGGCGGCGCTGGTGCTCGTGGAGTTCCTCGTGGCGCTGCCGGTCGGCGCCCTGGTGGGCGGGTACGCCGTGCGCCGCGTGCCGGTCGCCCTCGTCGCCGCCGGCGGGATGCTGCTGGCCGCCGCCGGCTTCGCCGTGATGACCACCTGGGGACCCGACTCGATGGGCCGTCCCGTGGCCGTCGCGGTGCTGGCCCTGACCGGTCTGGGGTTCGGGCTGGCCCTGGCGCCGGTCAACGCCGCGCTGCTCGCCGCCACGCCCGACGCGGTGCACGGCGTCGCCAGCGCGCTGCTCGTGGTGGCCCGGATGGTCGGGATGCTGGTCGGCATCTCCGCGCTGACCACGATCGGGCTGCGGCGCTACTACGCCGTCCAGGGCGACATCCCGGCCCCCGTCGACGTCTGCGGCGGCACGAGCACCCGCTGCGCGGCGTACACCCGGCTGCTGGAGCTGGCCGGCCTGGAGCAGCTGCAGGCGATCTTCCTCGGGGCGGCGGTGTGCGCGGTGGTGGCCGCGGTGCTGGCCCTGCTGACGCTGCGGGTGCCCCGGGCGGGGCGCAGCACGACCGAGTGA
- a CDS encoding beta-class carbonic anhydrase codes for MPSADFDDLLTANRAFAETFDLGGFDGVAHAGIAIVTCMDSRIDPLGMLGLKPGDAKIFRNPGGRVTPQALEALVLGAHLLRVERILVVPHTRCAMASSTLEELRARVSESAGLDATWQPFGVVTDQRASLADDVHAVRSHPLIPDEVKVGGFLYDVDSGLLEQLV; via the coding sequence GTGCCTTCCGCAGACTTCGACGACCTGCTCACCGCCAACCGCGCCTTCGCCGAGACGTTCGACCTCGGCGGGTTCGACGGCGTCGCCCACGCCGGCATCGCCATCGTCACGTGCATGGACTCGCGCATCGACCCGCTGGGGATGCTCGGGCTCAAGCCGGGCGACGCGAAGATCTTCCGCAACCCCGGCGGCCGCGTGACGCCCCAGGCGCTCGAGGCGCTCGTCCTGGGAGCCCACCTGCTCCGCGTGGAGCGGATCCTGGTGGTGCCCCACACCCGCTGCGCCATGGCCTCCTCGACGCTCGAGGAGCTGCGCGCCCGGGTCTCGGAGTCCGCCGGCCTCGACGCCACCTGGCAGCCCTTCGGCGTGGTCACCGACCAGCGCGCCTCGCTCGCCGACGACGTCCACGCCGTGCGCTCGCACCCCCTGATCCCCGACGAGGTCAAGGTCGGCGGCTTCCTGTACGACGTCGACAGCGGCCTGCTCGAGCAGCTCGTCTAG
- a CDS encoding PPOX class F420-dependent oxidoreductase, with product MDLDAAVDFVRTHHRAVLATRSPGRVHQSPVLVGVDDRGRLVVSSRETAYKTRQLRADPWAQLCVFPDGFFGEWVYLEGKAEVVSLPEAMDLLVDYYRDISGEADDWDEYRAGMEREQRVVLRITPTRAGPQRQG from the coding sequence GTGGACCTCGACGCCGCGGTCGACTTCGTCCGCACCCACCACCGCGCCGTGCTGGCCACCCGCAGCCCGGGGCGGGTCCACCAGAGCCCGGTGCTCGTCGGTGTCGACGACCGCGGCCGGCTGGTCGTCAGCAGCCGGGAGACGGCGTACAAGACCCGGCAGCTGCGGGCGGACCCCTGGGCCCAGCTCTGCGTCTTCCCCGACGGCTTCTTCGGCGAGTGGGTCTACCTCGAGGGCAAGGCCGAGGTGGTCTCGCTGCCGGAGGCGATGGACCTGCTCGTGGACTACTACCGCGACATCAGCGGCGAGGCCGACGACTGGGACGAGTACCGCGCCGGCATGGAGCGCGAGCAGCGCGTCGTGCTCCGGATCACGCCCACCCGCGCGGGACCGCAGCGCCAGGGCTGA
- a CDS encoding DUF2200 domain-containing protein → MSRIFTTSVASVYPHYVAKVERKGRTRAELDEVITWLTGYDAAELAHHLEAGTTFEDFFAGARLTPHVDLITGVVCGVRVEDVEDPLMQRIRWLDKLVDELARGKAMEKVLRG, encoded by the coding sequence ATGAGCCGGATCTTCACCACGAGCGTCGCCTCGGTCTACCCGCACTACGTCGCGAAGGTGGAGCGCAAGGGGCGCACGCGGGCCGAGCTCGACGAGGTGATCACCTGGCTGACCGGGTACGACGCCGCCGAGCTGGCGCACCACCTCGAGGCGGGGACCACGTTCGAGGACTTCTTCGCCGGGGCGCGGCTCACGCCGCACGTCGACCTCATCACCGGGGTGGTGTGCGGGGTGCGGGTCGAGGACGTCGAGGACCCGCTGATGCAGCGGATCCGCTGGCTGGACAAGCTCGTCGACGAGCTGGCGCGCGGCAAGGCGATGGAGAAGGTGCTGCGGGGCTGA
- a CDS encoding DNA gyrase/topoisomerase IV subunit B, whose product MPSTAPQPVTTPEVTVIDNTYNAQHLLVLEGLEAVRKRPGMYIGSTDTRGLMHCLWEIIDNSVDEALGGFCSHVEVLLHPDGSAEVHDDGRGIPVDKEPKTGLSGLEVVFTKLHAGGKFGGGSYAATGGLHGVGASVVNALSARLDVEVDRSPATQAMSFQRGVPGRFASDGPGTPFEAASGLTRGARVKKGVTGTRVRFWPDRQIFTKDAAFTWDELVTRARQTSFIVPGLELRLTDARGAEPVTESFRHDGGITEFATFLAHDEAVTDVLRLQGSDVFTETVPLLDEQGHMTPQDVERELGVDVAVRWGTGYETELRSFVNVISTPKGGTHVAGFEAALTKTFNDAMRASRVLKVGDTDVLKEDVLEGLTAVVTVRLAEPQFEGQTKEVLGTPAARSVVRKVVAAELKEFLTSTNRAQKAQAKLVMDKVAGAARTRLAARAHRENQRRKNALESSALPAKLNDCRTNDVDRSELFIVEGDSAMGTAKAARNSEFQALLPIRGKILNVQKATVADVLKNAECASIIQVLGAGSGRTFDVEARRYGRIILMADADSDGAHIRCLLATLFFKYMPQMVTEGRLFTAVPPLHRIELTNPKKGMDRYVYTYSDPELQRKLAELTKKGVRWKDPVQRYKGLGEMDADQLAETTMDPRHRTLRRITADDAARAAEVFELLMGSEVAPRKDFIVAGAYEVDADQIDA is encoded by the coding sequence ATTCCGAGCACCGCCCCGCAGCCCGTCACGACACCAGAGGTCACGGTCATCGACAACACCTACAACGCCCAGCACCTGCTCGTCCTCGAGGGCCTCGAGGCCGTGCGCAAGCGCCCGGGCATGTACATCGGCTCGACCGACACCCGTGGCCTGATGCACTGCCTGTGGGAGATCATCGACAACTCGGTCGACGAGGCGCTCGGCGGCTTCTGCTCCCACGTCGAGGTCCTGCTGCACCCCGACGGCTCCGCCGAGGTCCACGACGACGGCCGCGGCATCCCGGTGGACAAGGAGCCCAAGACCGGCCTCTCGGGCCTCGAGGTCGTCTTCACCAAGCTGCACGCGGGCGGCAAGTTCGGCGGTGGGTCCTACGCCGCGACCGGCGGCCTCCACGGCGTCGGGGCCTCGGTCGTCAACGCCCTCTCGGCTCGGCTCGACGTCGAGGTCGACCGGTCGCCGGCCACCCAGGCGATGTCCTTCCAGCGCGGCGTCCCCGGACGCTTCGCCTCCGACGGCCCCGGCACCCCCTTCGAGGCGGCCTCCGGCCTGACCAGGGGCGCCCGCGTCAAGAAGGGCGTGACCGGCACGCGGGTGCGGTTCTGGCCCGACCGGCAGATCTTCACCAAGGACGCCGCCTTCACCTGGGACGAGCTGGTCACCCGGGCCCGGCAGACGTCGTTCATCGTGCCCGGCCTCGAGCTGCGGCTCACCGACGCCCGCGGCGCCGAGCCGGTCACCGAGTCCTTCCGCCACGACGGCGGGATCACGGAGTTCGCGACGTTCCTGGCCCACGACGAGGCCGTCACCGACGTGCTGCGCCTGCAGGGCTCCGACGTGTTCACCGAGACCGTCCCGCTGCTCGACGAGCAGGGCCACATGACCCCGCAGGACGTCGAGCGCGAGCTCGGCGTCGACGTGGCGGTGCGCTGGGGGACCGGCTACGAGACCGAGCTGCGCTCCTTCGTCAACGTCATCTCCACCCCCAAGGGCGGCACCCACGTCGCCGGCTTCGAGGCGGCGCTGACCAAGACCTTCAACGACGCCATGCGGGCCTCCCGGGTGCTCAAGGTCGGTGACACCGACGTCCTCAAGGAGGACGTGCTGGAGGGCCTGACCGCGGTGGTCACCGTGCGCCTGGCGGAGCCGCAGTTCGAGGGCCAGACCAAGGAGGTGCTCGGCACCCCCGCCGCGCGCTCGGTGGTGCGCAAGGTGGTGGCCGCCGAGCTCAAGGAGTTCCTCACCTCGACCAACCGGGCCCAGAAGGCCCAGGCCAAGCTGGTGATGGACAAGGTCGCCGGCGCCGCCAGGACCCGGCTCGCCGCCCGGGCCCACCGCGAGAACCAGCGCCGCAAGAACGCCCTGGAGTCCTCGGCCCTGCCCGCCAAGCTCAACGACTGCCGCACCAACGACGTCGACCGCTCCGAGCTGTTCATCGTCGAGGGCGACTCGGCCATGGGCACGGCCAAGGCGGCCCGCAACTCCGAGTTCCAGGCGCTGCTGCCCATCCGCGGCAAGATCCTCAACGTCCAGAAGGCCACCGTCGCCGACGTGCTCAAGAACGCCGAGTGCGCCTCGATCATCCAGGTCCTCGGCGCCGGCTCCGGGCGCACCTTCGACGTCGAGGCCCGCCGCTACGGTCGCATCATCCTCATGGCCGACGCCGACTCCGACGGCGCCCACATCCGCTGCCTGCTGGCCACGCTGTTCTTCAAGTACATGCCCCAGATGGTCACCGAGGGTCGCCTGTTCACGGCCGTGCCGCCGCTGCACCGCATCGAGCTGACCAACCCCAAGAAGGGGATGGACAGGTACGTCTACACCTACTCCGACCCCGAGCTGCAGCGGAAGCTGGCCGAGCTGACCAAGAAGGGCGTCCGCTGGAAGGACCCGGTCCAGCGCTACAAGGGCCTCGGCGAGATGGACGCCGACCAGCTGGCCGAGACCACCATGGACCCCCGCCACCGCACCCTGCGCCGCATCACCGCCGACGACGCCGCCCGCGCCGCCGAGGTCTTCGAGCTGCTGATGGGCTCCGAGGTCGCCCCCCGCAAGGACTTCATCGTCGCCGGCGCCTACGAGGTCGACGCGGACCAGATCGACGCCTGA
- a CDS encoding DUF7455 domain-containing protein translates to MTTATAPTAPLSALDRCDRCGAQAYLRVQLKGGGELLFCAHHAREHGEKLREVAEHVQDETSKLGNPAPSAG, encoded by the coding sequence GTGACCACTGCGACCGCCCCGACCGCCCCGCTCAGCGCGCTCGACCGCTGCGACCGCTGCGGCGCGCAGGCCTACCTCCGCGTCCAGCTCAAGGGCGGTGGCGAGCTGCTCTTCTGCGCCCACCACGCCCGCGAGCACGGCGAGAAGCTCCGCGAGGTCGCCGAGCACGTGCAGGACGAGACCTCCAAGCTGGGCAACCCGGCCCCCAGCGCCGGCTGA
- a CDS encoding DUF456 domain-containing protein yields the protein MSTLAVVETLVALVVLLGLVGVVVPVLPGSLAVGGAILVWAAYVGTTTAWVVLAVAVVLLAAGQVAMYLVPGRRLRAAGVPGRTLVLGAALGVVGFFVIPVVGLFVGFLGGVYLSELARVGSSRAWPSTVHALEAAGLSMLIELTACLLAASTWVAGVVLT from the coding sequence ATGAGCACCCTGGCCGTCGTCGAGACCCTCGTGGCGCTGGTCGTCCTGCTCGGGCTCGTCGGCGTCGTGGTCCCGGTGCTGCCGGGCTCCCTCGCCGTCGGCGGCGCGATCCTCGTCTGGGCGGCCTACGTCGGGACCACCACCGCCTGGGTCGTGCTCGCGGTGGCGGTGGTGCTGCTCGCCGCGGGCCAGGTCGCGATGTACCTCGTCCCGGGTCGGCGGCTCCGGGCGGCCGGCGTCCCCGGCCGCACCCTGGTCCTGGGCGCCGCCCTCGGGGTGGTCGGCTTCTTCGTGATCCCCGTCGTGGGCCTGTTCGTCGGCTTCCTGGGCGGTGTCTACCTCAGCGAGCTGGCGCGGGTCGGCTCGTCGCGGGCGTGGCCGTCCACCGTCCACGCCCTCGAGGCGGCCGGGCTCTCGATGCTGATCGAGCTGACGGCCTGCCTGCTCGCGGCCAGCACCTGGGTCGCCGGGGTGGTGCTGACGTGA
- a CDS encoding DMT family transporter, translating to MTAVLLALGAAVAYGLSDFVAGVASRRTSAWAVAVVGSAVGGLLSVGLALVLPGRAGVDDLAWGALAGVGNGLGGAFLYRGLSRARMGVVGPVSAVGAAVLPVAVGVLGGERPAALVWLGIVAALPGIWLVAREPAAAADDGASSPGSSPAGAGLVDGLLAGAGFGLLFAALGQVPDGAGYWPVAVSQGVGVLSVVVLATLLGGAWVPRDRTALAGGAGAGALSVVAVVGFLLATQQGLLTVSAVLASLYPAATVLLAALLLHERVHRVQGAGLALCAVSVVCVAVG from the coding sequence GTGACGGCCGTGCTCCTGGCCCTGGGCGCCGCGGTCGCCTACGGGCTGTCGGACTTCGTCGCAGGTGTCGCGTCGCGGCGCACCTCGGCGTGGGCGGTCGCGGTCGTCGGGTCGGCCGTCGGCGGCCTGCTCTCGGTCGGGCTCGCGCTCGTGCTGCCCGGCCGCGCGGGCGTCGACGACCTCGCGTGGGGCGCGCTGGCGGGCGTCGGCAACGGCCTGGGCGGCGCCTTCCTCTACCGCGGTCTCTCCCGGGCGCGGATGGGCGTCGTGGGGCCGGTCTCGGCCGTCGGGGCCGCCGTGCTGCCGGTGGCCGTGGGCGTCCTCGGCGGCGAGCGGCCCGCCGCCCTGGTGTGGCTGGGCATCGTGGCCGCCCTCCCCGGCATCTGGCTGGTGGCCCGCGAGCCGGCAGCAGCGGCCGACGACGGCGCCTCCTCCCCCGGCTCCTCCCCGGCCGGCGCGGGCCTGGTCGACGGCCTCCTCGCCGGAGCGGGGTTCGGGCTGCTGTTCGCGGCGCTCGGCCAGGTGCCCGACGGCGCGGGCTACTGGCCGGTCGCGGTCAGCCAGGGCGTCGGGGTGCTGTCCGTGGTCGTCCTGGCCACGCTGCTGGGCGGCGCCTGGGTGCCGCGCGACCGCACCGCACTGGCCGGGGGTGCGGGCGCCGGGGCGCTCTCGGTGGTGGCGGTCGTGGGCTTCCTGCTCGCGACCCAGCAGGGCCTGCTCACCGTCTCGGCGGTGCTGGCCTCGCTCTACCCCGCCGCGACCGTGCTGCTGGCGGCGCTGCTGCTCCACGAGCGCGTCCACCGGGTGCAGGGAGCCGGGCTCGCGCTGTGCGCCGTCTCCGTGGTCTGCGTCGCGGTCGGCTGA